A region of Aphanothece sacrum FPU1 DNA encodes the following proteins:
- a CDS encoding Dps family protein, protein MATAQGLLRTFGEVGENPILLDKSVTVPVCEGLNVLIASFQGLFLQYEKHHFVVEGSEFYSLHEFFSESYGAVRGHVHDLAERLNGLGGIPVASFAKLAELCCFESEPDGMYDCRKMVEHDLVAEQAMIQVLRRQAAQAESLGDRATRYMYEQILLKTEERAYHLDHFLTHDSLTVAFVGNGH, encoded by the coding sequence ATGGCAACCGCTCAAGGCTTACTCCGTACTTTTGGTGAAGTGGGAGAAAATCCCATCTTGCTAGACAAAAGTGTGACAGTCCCCGTTTGCGAAGGTTTAAATGTACTGATCGCAAGTTTTCAGGGATTGTTTTTGCAATACGAAAAACACCATTTTGTCGTAGAAGGTTCAGAATTCTATTCTTTACACGAATTCTTTAGCGAAAGCTATGGCGCAGTTCGTGGCCACGTTCATGACTTGGCAGAACGCTTAAATGGGTTAGGCGGTATTCCAGTTGCTAGTTTTGCTAAATTAGCTGAGTTATGCTGTTTTGAATCAGAACCCGACGGGATGTATGACTGTCGTAAAATGGTTGAGCATGACTTAGTAGCTGAACAAGCGATGATTCAAGTATTACGCCGTCAAGCAGCCCAAGCTGAAAGTTTAGGCGATAGAGCGACTCGTTATATGTATGAGCAAATTCTTCTCAAAACTGAAGAACGGGCTTATCATTTAGATCATTTCTTGACTCATGATAGCTTAACCGTTGCGTTTGTCGGTAACGGTCACTAA
- a CDS encoding chemotaxis protein CheW encodes MNVSIDHCWNKIGVGGDSSCPQLKTVIHCRNCSVYGAAGRTLLQREAPDGYLEEWTELLTQELQQQGTSSTLKKRVSLASESMALSVFRVAQEWVALPVSVIKEITYTCPIHTLPHRSNHVFLGIVNIRGEILMCISLRDLLGLPLGDFNSHNQRSNELNIKNKNNISPVTYKRMIVLEIQANRWVFPVDEVLGVYRFSPDQLRDTPVVISKTPDTYTKKIIAWQGKYINYLDHELVFYELLFYTLNRA; translated from the coding sequence ATGAACGTTTCAATTGACCATTGTTGGAATAAAATAGGGGTTGGAGGGGATAGTTCTTGTCCCCAATTAAAAACTGTTATACACTGTCGTAATTGTTCCGTTTATGGGGCAGCCGGACGAACTTTATTACAACGAGAAGCCCCTGATGGTTATTTAGAAGAATGGACAGAATTACTAACTCAAGAATTGCAACAACAGGGTACTTCTTCTACCCTAAAAAAAAGAGTATCTTTAGCCAGTGAATCAATGGCTTTGAGTGTTTTTCGAGTTGCCCAAGAATGGGTAGCCTTACCTGTTTCTGTCATCAAAGAAATTACTTATACTTGTCCTATTCATACTTTACCTCATCGCAGTAATCACGTTTTTTTGGGAATTGTTAATATTAGAGGTGAAATTCTAATGTGTATCTCTTTAAGAGATCTTTTAGGCTTACCTTTAGGTGATTTTAATAGTCATAATCAACGATCAAATGAGTTAAATATTAAAAATAAAAATAATATTAGTCCTGTTACTTATAAAAGAATGATAGTGTTAGAAATTCAAGCTAATCGTTGGGTTTTTCCTGTAGATGAAGTCTTAGGAGTGTATCGTTTTTCTCCTGATCAATTAAGAGATACTCCTGTGGTGATTTCTAAAACTCCTGATACCTACACTAAAAAAATTATAGCTTGGCAAGGCAAATATATTAATTATTTAGATCATGAATTAGTGTTTTATGAATTATTGTTTTATACTTTAAATCGGGCTTAG
- the hpnA gene encoding hopanoid-associated sugar epimerase produces MTIKAFVTGGTGFIGANLVRFLLEEGYQVCALVRPQSCLDNLKNLDMEIVKSDLNDPNLSNKMKGCQVLFHVAAHYSLYQSDKDQLYQSNVLGTRSILTAAKQAGIERIVYTSSVAAIGVGNPGEIVNETHQSPVEKLVGHYKKSKYWAEQEAYKAVKKGQDIVIVNPSTPVGPWDIKPTPTGEIILRFLRRQMPAYVNTGLNLIDVRDVARGHLLALEKGKTGERYILGNHNLTFKALLDELSNLTGLNSPQQTLPLWLPLSIAWMEEYLLAPLGKKPLIPIDGVRMSKQPMYYDASKAINELGLSPSPIKKALQDAINWFIDYGYIK; encoded by the coding sequence ATGACCATCAAAGCATTTGTGACGGGAGGAACCGGATTTATTGGCGCAAACTTAGTTAGATTTTTATTAGAAGAAGGCTATCAAGTATGTGCCTTAGTTCGTCCCCAAAGTTGTCTAGATAATCTAAAAAATCTGGATATGGAAATCGTTAAAAGTGATCTTAATGATCCCAATTTATCGAACAAAATGAAAGGCTGTCAAGTATTATTTCATGTAGCGGCTCATTATTCCCTATATCAATCAGATAAAGACCAACTTTATCAAAGTAATGTCTTAGGAACTCGTTCTATTTTAACCGCAGCTAAACAAGCAGGAATTGAACGAATAGTATACACCAGTTCAGTTGCTGCTATTGGGGTCGGAAACCCTGGTGAAATTGTTAACGAAACCCATCAAAGTCCTGTAGAAAAATTAGTTGGACATTACAAAAAATCTAAATATTGGGCCGAACAAGAAGCTTACAAAGCTGTTAAAAAAGGTCAAGATATTGTTATTGTTAATCCTAGCACTCCCGTTGGCCCTTGGGATATTAAACCAACCCCTACAGGAGAGATTATTTTACGATTTTTACGTCGTCAAATGCCCGCTTATGTCAATACTGGTTTAAATTTAATTGATGTACGAGACGTAGCGCGGGGTCATCTGTTAGCATTAGAAAAAGGGAAGACTGGAGAACGTTATATTTTAGGTAATCACAACCTAACATTTAAAGCCCTATTAGATGAATTATCTAACTTAACAGGGCTTAACTCTCCCCAACAAACTCTCCCCTTATGGCTTCCTTTAAGTATCGCTTGGATGGAAGAATATTTATTAGCCCCTTTAGGGAAAAAACCCTTAATTCCTATTGATGGAGTGCGAATGTCTAAACAACCAATGTATTACGATGCTTCCAAAGCAATTAATGAATTAGGTTTGTCACCTTCTCCCATTAAAAAAGCTTTACAAGATGCTATTAATTGGTTTATTGATTATGGGTATATTAAATAA
- a CDS encoding DUF433 domain-containing protein gives MNNLYGGKDPREIPSYSIRDAARYLRISSSTIRSWTIGRKYPISNGLNFFHPLIDIPQQKPYLLSFINLIEVHILRAIRKDHQIQLNKVREALDYINEEFKIPYPLAREQFRTDGVDLFIEKYGALINASQKGQRELKNAFNTHLERIEPDDSGLAIKLYPFTRSHEENNPRIVVIDPRIAFGRLVIANTGVATSILKERYWAGDSMEELAYDYDCDHKDIEEAIRCELGNAA, from the coding sequence ATGAATAACCTGTACGGAGGAAAAGACCCTAGAGAGATTCCCAGTTATTCTATTAGGGATGCTGCCCGTTATCTGAGGATTTCGAGCAGTACGATTCGCTCATGGACAATTGGAAGAAAGTACCCAATAAGCAATGGTTTAAACTTCTTTCATCCCCTCATTGATATCCCTCAACAAAAACCATATCTTCTCTCTTTTATTAATCTGATTGAAGTTCATATTTTACGTGCAATTCGTAAAGATCATCAAATTCAACTCAACAAAGTCCGAGAAGCCCTAGATTATATTAATGAAGAGTTTAAAATTCCTTATCCTCTAGCACGGGAACAGTTTCGGACGGATGGGGTTGATCTGTTTATTGAAAAATATGGGGCTTTAATTAATGCTTCTCAAAAGGGACAACGAGAATTAAAAAATGCCTTTAATACTCATCTAGAACGGATTGAACCTGATGATAGTGGATTAGCCATCAAACTCTATCCTTTTACTCGCTCTCACGAAGAAAATAATCCCCGCATTGTTGTCATTGATCCTCGTATCGCTTTTGGTCGGTTAGTCATTGCTAATACTGGGGTGGCTACTAGTATCTTAAAAGAACGGTATTGGGCGGGAGATTCTATGGAAGAACTGGCTTATGATTATGATTGCGATCATAAAGATATTGAAGAAGCTATCCGTTGCGAATTAGGAAATGCTGCATGA
- a CDS encoding XisI protein yields the protein MDKLEKYRKIIRQVLTPYLNIYYANVKVRNRAAFDQETDQYLIISEGWNNQEHLHSCLIHLEIINNKIWIQCDNTEDGIANELVAAGIPKSDIVLAFHTPDIRKFTEFAIS from the coding sequence ATGGATAAACTAGAAAAATATCGGAAAATTATTCGTCAAGTTCTAACCCCTTATCTTAATATTTATTACGCTAATGTTAAAGTTCGTAACCGGGCAGCTTTTGACCAAGAAACAGACCAATATTTAATTATTTCTGAAGGATGGAATAATCAAGAACATCTTCATAGTTGTTTAATTCATTTGGAAATTATTAACAATAAAATTTGGATTCAATGTGATAATACTGAAGATGGAATTGCTAATGAATTAGTAGCGGCAGGTATCCCTAAAAGTGATATTGTTTTAGCCTTTCATACTCCAGATATTCGCAAATTTACCGAGTTTGCTATTAGTTAA
- a CDS encoding DUF1611 domain-containing protein — protein sequence MNYLTANHRVAILLHEGIKGTHGKTGLAYLRYGQASIVAVIDAECAGESLKQLTGIPKHIPIVSSVQAALTCDPDVLLIGIAPSGGILPDAWKEEIKQGIIAGLSVVNGLHTPLAPNFPNLNPQQWIWDIRQEPSGLSIGKAKARSLVCQRILTVGTDMSVGKMSTSLECHNAAQKRGIKSKFLGTGQGGIMISGGGIALDAIRVDFAAGAVEKMVLEAGNDYDVLWIEGQGSLCHPGSTATLPLIRGSQPTDLILVHRAGQTHINRLPDVAIPPLKQVIELYESVASVAGTTDEIKVKAIALNTFHLDELDAKKAIETVQETTGLPCTDVVRFGADKLLDFLLNN from the coding sequence ATGAACTATCTAACAGCAAATCATCGTGTAGCGATCTTACTTCATGAAGGAATAAAAGGAACTCATGGTAAAACAGGATTAGCTTATTTACGTTACGGACAAGCTTCTATTGTGGCGGTGATTGATGCTGAATGCGCTGGAGAGTCGTTAAAACAGCTAACAGGTATCCCTAAACATATTCCCATTGTATCGAGCGTTCAAGCTGCTTTAACTTGCGATCCTGATGTATTATTAATAGGTATTGCTCCTTCTGGGGGCATTTTACCCGATGCGTGGAAAGAAGAAATAAAACAGGGAATTATTGCTGGATTATCGGTTGTTAATGGCTTACATACCCCTTTAGCCCCTAATTTCCCCAATTTAAACCCCCAACAATGGATTTGGGATATTCGTCAAGAACCTTCAGGGTTAAGTATCGGCAAAGCTAAAGCGAGATCGCTCGTTTGTCAGCGTATTTTAACCGTAGGAACCGATATGTCTGTCGGTAAGATGTCTACTAGCTTAGAGTGTCATAATGCAGCCCAAAAACGAGGAATTAAGTCTAAATTCCTGGGAACTGGACAAGGGGGAATTATGATCTCTGGGGGAGGTATTGCTTTAGATGCGATACGGGTAGATTTTGCGGCCGGGGCCGTAGAAAAGATGGTGTTAGAGGCAGGAAATGACTATGATGTCTTATGGATAGAAGGACAGGGTTCTTTATGCCATCCAGGGTCAACTGCGACTTTACCCTTAATTCGAGGCAGTCAACCTACAGATTTAATTTTAGTTCATCGGGCCGGACAAACTCATATTAATCGTCTTCCTGATGTGGCTATTCCCCCCTTAAAACAAGTGATAGAATTGTATGAAAGTGTTGCTAGTGTAGCGGGGACGACTGATGAGATAAAAGTCAAAGCGATCGCCCTTAATACTTTTCATTTAGACGAATTAGATGCAAAAAAAGCGATAGAAACCGTCCAAGAAACGACCGGACTACCTTGTACTGATGTGGTTAGATTTGGGGCAGATAAGTTATTAGATTTTCTTTTGAATAATTAA
- a CDS encoding XisH family protein, with amino-acid sequence MPAKDIYHDTVKNALIKDGWTITNDPLSLKIGNKDIFIDIAAEKLLVADKKGQKIAVEVKSFIGTSEVEDLKNALGQYVLYEKILQRQFSERILYLAIRSIIFSSLFSQEIGQILLEDNTLKLIIFEPEQEIITQWIN; translated from the coding sequence ATGCCCGCCAAAGATATTTATCATGATACAGTAAAAAATGCACTAATTAAGGATGGATGGACAATTACCAATGACCCATTAAGCCTTAAAATAGGAAACAAAGACATCTTTATTGACATAGCAGCCGAAAAACTATTAGTCGCTGACAAAAAAGGACAAAAAATTGCTGTAGAAGTTAAAAGTTTTATTGGTACATCAGAAGTAGAAGATCTAAAAAACGCATTAGGACAATATGTTCTTTATGAGAAAATTCTTCAACGTCAATTTTCAGAACGTATTCTTTATTTAGCAATTAGATCAATAATATTTAGCAGCTTATTTAGTCAAGAGATAGGACAAATATTATTAGAGGATAACACTCTAAAACTAATTATTTTTGAGCCTGAACAGGAGATAATTACCCAATGGATAAACTAG